Proteins found in one Hoplias malabaricus isolate fHopMal1 chromosome 17, fHopMal1.hap1, whole genome shotgun sequence genomic segment:
- the LOC136673806 gene encoding POU domain, class 3, transcription factor 4-like, whose translation MATAASNPYSVLSSGSMVHADASVMQQGSPFRSHQKALQNDYIQSVQSNGHTLGHQWVSSLTEGGAWSALEPQDIKPGREDLQLGAIIHHHRSPHVAHHSPHAWGTTTLGSGGQTASLYPQTSFGVNGMHGALTPPPPPQGPPVQQGPPVQQQGGVHEHGDAHHCHEHSDEETPTSDELELFAKQFKQRRIKLGFTQADVGLALGTLYGNVFSQTTICRFEALQLSFKNMCKLKPLLNKWLEEADSSTGSPSSIDKIAAQGRKRKKRTSIEVSVKGVLETHFLKCPKPAAQEISSLADSLQLEKEVVRVWFCNRRQKEKRMTPPGEPQGHELYSSHAVTTDTTSCHDL comes from the exons ATGGCCACAGCTGCGTCCAATCCCTACAGCGTCCTGAGCTCGGGGTCCATGGTGCACGCGGACGCCTCGGTCATGCAGCAGGGGAGCCCGTTCCGGAGCCACCAGAAAGCGCTGCAGAACGACTACATCCAGAGCGTACAGAGCAACGGCCATACGCTCGGGCACCAATGGGTGAGCAGCTTGACCGAAGGCGGCGCGTGGAGCGCCCTCGAGCCACAGGACATAAAACCCGGTCGCGAGGACTTGCAGCTCGGGGCCATCATCCACCACCACCGCTCGCCGCACGTGGCGCACCATTCGCCGCACGCGTGGGGCACGACCACCCTCGGCAGCGGTGGCCAGACCGCGAGCCTTTACCCGCAGACGAGCTTCGGCGTGAATGGTATGCACGGCGCGCTCACGCCGCCGCCACCGCCACAGGGACCACCCGTTCAGCAGGGACCCCCAGTTCAGCAGCAGGGTGGCGTGCATGAGCACGGCGACGCGCACCACTGCCACGAGCACTCGGACGAGGAGACGCCCACGTCGGACGAGCTCGAGCTCTTCGCCAAGCAGTTCAAGCAGCGGCGTATTAAGCTCGGCTTCACGCAGGCGGACGTGGGCCTCGCGCTGGGCACGCTCTACGGCAACGTCTTCTCGCAGACCACCATCTGCAG GTTCGAGGCTCTGCAGCTGAGCTTTAAGAACATGTGCAAGCTAAAGCCGCTGCTGAATAAGTGGCTAGAGGAGGCGGACTCGAGCACCGGGAGCCCGAGCAGCATCGACAAGATCGCGGCGCAGGGCCGAAAGCGCAAGAAAAGGACGAGCATCGAGGTGAGCGTAAAGGGCGTGCTCGAGACGCACTTTCTGAAGTGTCCGAAGCCCGCGGCGCAGGAGATCAGCTCGCTGGCGGACAGTCTGCAGCTGGAGAAGGAGGTGGTGCGTGTGTGGTTTTGCAAcaggagacagaaagagaagagaatgacCCCACCGGGAGAGCCGCAGGGGCACGAGCTCTACTCCTCACACGCCGTGACCACGGACACCACAAGCTGCCACGACCTCTGA